TGAAGGACTTCACCGTCAACTCTTCACTGGCCATACAGAAATCACCCCTTAGTTTCACCCGGCGAGGAGAACTTTTCTCAGTAATATCTCTAGGAGATCAAGGCATTAGTATCACCCGGTCGTTACTTCACTAGTTAGGGAACCAGAGCGGCACAGGCGTTGCTTCTTAGTTAAGAAGGCGATCAAGAGCTTTCCCCGTTCCAGCCCACTTGCTCGCCCAAGACGTACAGGGAGGAACCGTATGTCAGACTTCCATCAAAACGGCGTTGTGACCGTGCTCCACCGCCTCGGACGGCCGAACCTCGAACAACTGGAGGCGGAACTTCAGCGGCACGCATCGACGAATCCGATTGCCCTGGTCCTCCCTTCCCTCTACTCAGAGCTCCAGCGCCCGGCGCTCAGGAAGATTGTCGAGACGCTGACTGAGGTACGGTATGTGAACGAGATCGTCATCTCTCTGGACCGGGCTTCGGCGCTGGAGTTCCGCTTGGCCAAAGAATACTTCTCGATTCTCCCGCAGCGCGTCCGGGTAATCTGGAACGACGGAAGCCGCATTCAGCAGATCTTGAAGCGCCTGACCGACAATGCCATCGATGTCGGCCTGGCCGGCAAAGGTCGCGGCTGCTGGACCGCCTTCGGATATGTACTCGCCCGCCACCAAAGCAAAGTGCTCGCCCTGCACGATTGCGATATTGTGAGCTATGACCGGCAGTACCTCGCCCGGCTCTGCTATCCCATCGCCAACCCCAATCTTGGATACGAATTCGCCAAAGGCTACTACAGCCGCATTACCGACCGGCTTCATGGCCGCGTGACCCGGCTCTTCATGACTCCGCTCCTCCGCAGCCTCCAGCAGCTGGTCGGCACACATCCCCTCCTGACTTTTCTGGATAGCTTCCGATATCCGCTTGCCGGGGAATTCGCCATGGTCAGCGATCTCGCCTGGATCAACCGCATTCCGGGAGATTGGGGCCTCGAAGTGGGTGTTCTCGCCGAGGTGTACCGCAACTGCGCGCTCCGCCGCGTCTGCCAGGTCGACATCGCCGACGCCTACGAGCATAAGCACCAGGAACTCTCGGCGGATAATCCTGATGCCGGGCTGTTAAAAATGTCGGCCGACATTACCAAGGCCCTCTTCAGAAATTTGGCCAGCGACGGCGTCATTCTCTCC
The sequence above is drawn from the Nitrospira sp. genome and encodes:
- a CDS encoding glycosyl transferase, with the protein product MSDFHQNGVVTVLHRLGRPNLEQLEAELQRHASTNPIALVLPSLYSELQRPALRKIVETLTEVRYVNEIVISLDRASALEFRLAKEYFSILPQRVRVIWNDGSRIQQILKRLTDNAIDVGLAGKGRGCWTAFGYVLARHQSKVLALHDCDIVSYDRQYLARLCYPIANPNLGYEFAKGYYSRITDRLHGRVTRLFMTPLLRSLQQLVGTHPLLTFLDSFRYPLAGEFAMVSDLAWINRIPGDWGLEVGVLAEVYRNCALRRVCQVDIADAYEHKHQELSADNPDAGLLKMSADITKALFRNLASDGVILSDGLLKTLRATYLQAAQDAISRYENDAMINSLQFDRHQERTAVEVFLKGMKLATQSFIEDPLGVPMISNWSRVVAAVPDVFGLLIEAVESDHEWEPAGELAHGDHHTPLTRVS